Proteins encoded together in one Bactrocera neohumeralis isolate Rockhampton chromosome 4, APGP_CSIRO_Bneo_wtdbg2-racon-allhic-juicebox.fasta_v2, whole genome shotgun sequence window:
- the LOC126754854 gene encoding uncharacterized protein LOC126754854 isoform X2: MQKREMAQFFDKAAYSFNGLSKIESVPVSFPTDICILALEGVKYAASLHRNKNGVRHLTVYKNVNNNYNELHKIAMPNAIAMDCKALASKGYIALAFNLTQTIENARDGSPIYVLTADDRLRAVQFFGTKNLYSIYLRTTANDLFMLQTLRSSDDAPNPHCPYYKWSGTSFTLLARIPCSNARHVEPFAINYENYVALANYADQKGRTTTYSEIYKFIREKKRFQLFQKIRTYGAVDVRYFSAPLDEVKRRHFLVYGNSVSRSKSAVRGEDTNEADSVFYVFDKGQFVPYQSLSLYAVEQFLPVQNVDAEKFLLLVACKDQDTKIYNLNDWKFEPSNVQFTEGALGRGVSKMRIHQENEKSFLVIANEKMTENDTNIFLPIFKQDEHANALRQQIIDWTKTQIERLAQIDISKLQQDVQQKLSQGQRPNINTHVPIIPQADIQTVHTNTFVYPKRHFTSHYWQALNFATQAVNGIEAELKSATKARLKRATPTTDAIKEYANIRVDSLIVKHKLEAQQVNGVKATRPTFQRIKAKKVRVTGRYQATERTLQEHDSTATTATVVAPTLAVNNLQINGHLNDYIWNDLLNYTLKREGMQFLEQSAHIGNLVAESVRVLSADIDGNNLNYLIPIDGGDGTVDDHTYMVNQSILFEAPVKAKELIIHERLNHINVQQNKLDVLLKPMANVTQLIEGVKAFENVRILQPVTMAGRTLGSSLQSLSSQQIIHDDLVLNGDFTIKGDAIISNRLSVGDLLDQKTKISTKKTLENSIDITQTLANVNIKFEQPVEANNTLLTFINTVDLQQLIKTNFKSLQLIEGEKHFKQTLEIRRGFSEVKSVNGVDIEKLSERFLFKSANQTISAPMHLGSIQTSSVTAHNLKLKDRPIEAYVTNNGHQHLPVTLTVAELSARSLNIERLHTNGHIFGKPVNSTYEQPLMAQLLSNMTKGIDLLTPRQKFPHTIFVGNLRLSDGIINGRKIQAIEKQLQHLNADIHFEGSYKFNYNMNISHLTFQGKFNDIPAMEFGQSWLQKSGRQVFTSPQSLSEVNCLKEMQLDGTLNSHRIDDFFTNTYWINRNEYIDTMDFQNPIQMEAMLSTTTLNGIHVPLDIIIANSTAPQRFYASTSILGQLNVLGSVGIYNVSTLNGINLRELERFLSGVGDDTFHVEHASFAQTPLYHTLNRYELSMLLDKVWLANENVRLSQHIELANATFEGLLEFEGLVNNINLQYLKENYLSLSRPQDMRTELILASEAKFEGELSANNIRLAGLLVENNRNSAMNFDEFVANTLKTDGPHEVRASWSLVSALIQENLENVQINNLNLAHDVLRLDTPCAPVTAPKHLKSTNIRKLYTTTSSSINGIPINDWMQTAVYVQGNQTINGNITLNTVNMYKDLSVLGTVNGISNFGEHTLLLRNIGKQILHGDIYINSLLSKNRGILVNSFENLSVNNINGQQLGDFYAQIANISKVVSVDGNLVFLQPLVVQEYHNRDTSGSKWKRNISAVNQVVGNEMTEMPSWKNILTSVQQLKGFADASYYILNTFKIRQRIPVNTTKMVHFKLKEEDKNSIDVIGIVNENNEHSPIMYYKWSLTEEQFQPLKGYSWLPKQAKLIDIAPILFSQADDEYNVAVLNKHNSSYLLSNLKLNLENMLDGKQFFPNLKRLTIEGEHCLATQAITNNDLTKIYCIKEEIGPQFHIYEKFVIPGNGIQELLQVGKDTLAILLTDSVEIWTTHPSLNLKQSLFISKAMKMASTVFNNNTFLAIQCEKQANSLHGGTLEIYSSINSTNFGHLQTLDCSDVIQISFGKIVRTGDLLLFTLRRNIDAPLTIYQYKGVLGFQQIVGATTLPAIRAYQLLHLENADKQIIALITSEGLLFVEIVLRKF; the protein is encoded by the exons ATGCAAAAACGTGAAATGGCGCAGTTTTTCGATAAAG CTGCCTATTCCTTCAATGGACTCAGTAAAATCGAGTCGGTGCCGGTTTCTTTCCCGACTGATATTTGTATACTCGCATTGGAAGGTGTAAAATATGCAGCCTCCTTGCATAGAAACAAAAATGGTGTGCGGCACTTAACAGTTTACAAAAATGTG AACAATAACTATAATGAGCTGCACAAGATTGCAATGCCCAATGCAATTGCCATGGATTGCAAAGCGCTCGCTTCAAAGGGCTACATTGCGTTGGCCTTTAATCTCACACAAACGATTGAGAATGCACGAGATGGCTCGCCGATTTACGTGCTCACCGCCGATGATCGCCTACGCGCTGTACAGTTCTTTGGcactaaaaatttgtattcgATTTATTTGCGCACCACGGCGAATGATCTGTTTATGTTGCAAACATTGCGCAGCAGCGATGATGCACCGAACCCACACTGTCCCTATTACAAGTGGTCGGGCACTTCGTTTACGCTGCTCGCGCGTATACCGTGTAGTAATGCGCGTCATGTCGAACCGTTCGCCATTAACTATGAGAATTATGTGGCTTTGGCGAACTATGCCGATCAGAAGGGACGCACCACAACATATTcggaaatttataaattcataCGCGAAAAGAAACGTTTTCAGCTCTTCCAGAAGATACGCACCTATGGTGCGGTGGATGTGCGTTACTTTAGTGCACCGTTGGATGAGGTGAAGCGCCGCCACTTTCTGGTCTATGGCAATTCGGTGAGCAGAAGTAAGAGTGCTGTGCGCGGTGAGGACACCAATGAGGCGGATTCAGTCTTTTACGTCTTCGATAAGGGACAATTCGTGCCGTATCAGAGTTTATCGCTGTATGCGGTGGAACAATTCCTTCCAGTGCAG aatgtTGATGCGGAGAAGTTTTTACTGCTCGTGGCTTGCAAGGATCAGGATACAAAAATTTACAATCTGAACGATTGGAAATTCGAACCGTCAAATGTGCAATTTACCGAAGGCGCTTTGGGGCGGGGCGTATCGAAGATGAGAATTCATCAAGAGAACGAAAAAAGCTTTTTAG TCATCGCAAATGAGAAAATGACCGAAAATGATACGAACATTTTTCTACCGATCTTCAAGCAAGACGAACACGCCAATGCATTACGCCAACAGATTATCGATTGGACTAAAACGCAGATAGAGCGTTTAGCGCAAATCGATATTAGTAAACTGCAACAGGACGTACAG CAAAAATTGTCACAAGGCCAACGGCCGAACATCAACACGCATGTGCCAATTATTCCTCAGGCCGACATACAAACTGTACACACCAATACT TTCGTTTATCCGAAACGTCATTTTACCAGTCATTATTGGCAGGCGTTGAATTTCGCCACACAAGCAGTGAATGGCATAGAGGCTGAGCTCAAATCAGCGACTAAAGCGCGTCTTAAACGTGCCACGCCCACAACTGATGCTATCAAAGAATATGCCAACATTAGAGTCGACTCACTTATTGTTAAGCACAAACTCGAGGCGCAACAAGTGAACGGTGTTAAGGCAACACGACCCACATTTCAACGTATCAAAGCTAAAAAAGTGCGTGTAACGGGTAGGTATCAAGCAACGGAACGTACATTGCAGGAGCACGATTCCACTGCGACGACAGCAACAGTTGTGGCGCCCACATTGGCAGTCAACAACTTGCAAATCAATGGACATTTGAATGATTATATATGGAACGATTTGCTAAATTATACATTGAAGCGTGAGGGTATGCAATTTCTTGAACAGTCGGCACATATAGGTAATTTAGTGGCGGAATCAGTGCGTGTGTTAAGCGCTGATATTGATGGCAATAATTTGAATTATCTCATACCAATCGATGGCGGCGATGGAACGGTTGACgatcatacatatatggttaaTCAATCGATACTGTTTGAAGCACCTGTAAAAGCTAAGGAGTTGATTATACATGAGCGTTTAAATCATATCAATGTGCAACAGAATAAACTTGATGTGCTGCTGAAGCCAATGGCGAATGTAACACAGCTGATAGAGGGTGTGAAGGCTTTTGAGAATGTGCGCATTTTGCAGCCGGTTACAATGGCG GGTAGGACGTTGGGTTCAAGTTTACAGTCCTTGTCCTCGCAACAAATCATACACGATGACCTTGTACTCAATGGAGATTTTACGATAAAAGGCGATGCAATTATATCCAATCGACTGAGCGTAGGCGATTTATTAgatcaaaaaaccaaaattagtACGAAAAAGACGTTGGAAAATAGTATCGATATAACGCAGACGCTGGCgaatgttaatattaaatttgaacaACCAGTGGAAGCAAATAATACATTATTAACATTCATCAATACAGTGGACTTGCAGCaactaattaaaacaaattttaaaagcctACAGCTAATTGAGGGCGAGAAACATTTCAAGCAGACACTCGAAATACGCAGAGGTTTCAGTGAAGTGAAAAGTGTAAATGGTGTGGATATTGAAAAATTGTCCGaacgttttttatttaagtcTGCAAACCAAACTATCAGCGCACCAATGCATTTGGGTAGCATACAAACGTCCAG tgTTACTGCACATAATTTAAAGCTAAAGGATAGGCCAATTGAAGCATATGTCACCAACAACGGACACCAGCATTTGCCTGTCACACTAACAGTGGCAGAGTTAAGTGCACGATCTTTGAACATCGAACGATTGCATACTAATGGACATATTTTCGGCAAGCCGGTGAACTCTACCTACGAACAACCACTTATGGCGCAGTTATTGTCTAACATGACAAAAGGCATTGATTTGCTAACTCCAAGGCAAAAATTCCCGCACACTATATTTGTGGGCAATTTACGCTTGAGTGATGGTATTATTAATGGACGCAAAATTCAGGCAATAGAAAAACAGCTACAGCATCTAAATGCAGATATACATTTTGAGGGGAGCTACAAATTCAATTACAATATGAATATAAGTCATTTAACATTTCAAGGTAAATTTAATGACATACCTGCAATGGAATTTGGGCAGAGTTGGTTGCAGAAAAGTGGCAGACAAGTCTTTACTTCCCCACAAAGCTTGTCGGAAGTAAACTGTTTAAAAGAAATGCAGCTTGATGGCACACTTAATAGTCACCGAATAGACGATTTCTTTACAAACACCTACTGGATAAACCGGAATGAGTATATTGACACTATGGACTTTC AAAACCCTATTCAAATGGAGGCGATGCTTAGCACAACCACGTTAAATGGTATACATGTACCTCTGGATATTATTATTGCCAACTCTACTGCACCCCAAAGGTTTTATGCCAGCACATCCATTCTCGGCCAGCTTAATGTATTAGGTTCTGTTGGTATTTACAATGTATCCACCCTGAATGGCATAAACTTGCGGGAATTGGAAAGATTTCTGAGTGGTGTTGGAGATGATACTTTTCATGTGGAACATGCGAGCTTTGCTCAGACGCCACTTTATCACACTTTAAACCGATACGAATTGTCAATGTTGCTAGACAAAGTTTGGCTGGCCAATGAAAACGTACGCCTAAGTCAACATATCGAATTGGCAAATGCTACTTTTGAGGGACTGTTGGAATTTGAG GGTTTAgtgaataatataaatttgcaatatttaaaagaaaattatttgagttTATCTCGACCACAAGATATGCGCACCGAATTGATTCTGGCCAGTGAGGCAAAGTTCGAAGGTGAATTGTCTGCCAACAACATACGATTGGCTGGATTACTAGTGGAAAATAACAG AAATTCAGCTATGAATTTCGACGAATTCGTCGCAAATACACTGAAAACAGATGGACCTCATGAAGTACGCGCTAGCTGGAGCTTAGTAAGCGCACTAATACAAGAAAATTTGGAGAATGTacaaataaacaatttgaaTTTGGCACATGATGTATTGCGCCTGGACACACCTTGTGCTCCTGTAACGGCACCAAAACACTTAAAGTCAACTAATATTCGAAAACTATATACCACAACAAGCAGTTCCATAAATGGTATACCAATAAATGATTGGATGCAAACGGCGGTTTATGTGCAAGGCAATCAGACTATTAATGGTAACATCACTCTTAACACCGTTAACATGTACAAAGATCTGAGTGTATTAGGCACCGTCAATGGCATATCCAATTTCGGCGAACATACTTTATTGTTACGTAACATTGGAAAACAAATACTACAcggagatatatacataaatagtttGTTATCCAAGAACCGTGGTATATTagtaaatagttttgaaaatttgtccgTTAATAACATCAATGGACAACAACTAGGCGATTTCTATGCGCAAATCGCAAATATTTCTAAAGTAGTAAGCGTTGACGGGAATTTGGTCTTTCTGCAGCCGTTGGTAGTACAAGAATACCATAATCGCGATACAAGTGGAAGCAAATGGAAACGTAATATATCTGCAGTAAACCAAGTTGTGGGCAATGAAATGACTGAGATGCCCAGCTGGAAGAATATTCTTACAAGCGTGCAACAGTTAAAAGGGTTCGCAGATG CTTCCTACTATATCTTGAACACTTTTAAAATTCGCCAAAGAATACCCGTTAATACTACTAAAATGGTACATTTCAAATTGAAGGAAGAAGACAAAAACTCCATTGATGTTATTGGAATagtgaatgaaaataatgagcATTCCCCCATAATGTACTACAAATGGTCATTAACAGAAGAACAATTTCAACCCTTAAAAG GTTACTCTTGGCTTCCAAAACAGGCTAAGCTAATTGACATAGCACCGATTTTATTTAGCCAGGCTGATGATGAATATAATGTCGCAGTTTTAAATAAGCATAATTCaagttatttattatcaaatctaaaattaaatttagaaaatatgctAGATGGAAAGCAATTTTTTCCAAACTTAAAACGGCTTACAATAGAAGGAGAACACTGTTTGGCCACTCAAGCAATAACAAACAATGATTTAACTAAGATATATTGTATCAAGGAGGAAATTGGTCCCCAATTTCACATCTACGAAAAGTTTGTGATTCCTGGGAATGGTATTCAAGAg CTCCTACAAGTAGGCAAGGATACATTAGCAATTTTGCTAACCGATTCCGTTGAAATATGGACAACACATCCAAGTTTAAACCTTAAACAAAGTTTGTTTATTTCAAAAGCTATGAAAATGGCAAGTACGGTGTTCAATAACAACACATTTCTAGCTATTCAGTGCGAAAAACAAGCCAACAGCTTGCATGGTGGAACATTAGAAATTTATAG TTCtataaattccacaaattttggGCATCTGCAAACTTTGGACTGCTCGGATGTTATACAGATATCATTCGGAAAAATTGTGCGAACTGGAGATTTACTATTATTTACTTTGAGACGAAATATTGATGCACCATTAACAATATATCAGTACAAAGGCGTATTGGGCTTCCAACAAATTGTAGGTGCAACCACTTTACCAGCAATACGCGCATATCAGTTGTTGCATTTAGAAAATGCAGATAAACAGATAATTGCACTAATAACCAGCGAAGGATTGTTATTTGTGGAAAtagtgttaagaaaattttga